The window GGCTCGGCGAGGACCCGGCGGGTGGCCGCCGCGCCCTCGGCGTCGGAGTAGTCGGTGACCACCGAGCGCACCTGGTCGGGGCCGAGCCCGCGCCGCGCGGCCTCGGTCCGCAGGGAGTCCATCCGGCGGACCGTGTGGGCGAGGCCGGGGAGCCCGGCGATGTGGACGATCCGGCGGTGGCCCAGCCCGTGGAGGTGGTCCAGGACCTGGGCCATGGCCCCGGCGTCGTCGGCCCGGACCGAGGAGACCGAGGAGACCGAGGAGACCGACGAGGACGGCGAGGACGGCGAGGACGGCGAGGACTGAGAGAGCGGCGAGGACTGCGAGACCTCCGGGGCCGCCGCGAGCGGGGAGGCCGGGGAGCCCGACGACGACGGCGAGACCGCCGGAACCGCCGCGAGCGGGGAGCCGGACGAGCCCAGGGCCGGGAAGGGGCCGGCGGGCGGTGCGGCCTCGCCGATGGTGACCGCGGGCAGGGCCAGCTCCTCGAGGAGCGCCGGGCGCGGGTCCCGTACGCGCGGGTCGACGACGAGGACGCCGTCGACCCTCCGTTCGGCCCACCAGCGGCGGTAGACCGCACATTCGGCGTCGATGTCCTCGACGACCTGGAACAGCAGGGCGGTCCGGGCGGCGGAGAGGACCTCCTGGATGCCGGAGACGAGCTGCAGGAAGAAGGACTCGACGCCGAGCGTGTGCGCGGGCCGGGCGAGGACCAGCCCGACGGCTCCGGAGCGTTCCCCGGACAGGGCGCGGGCGGCGCTGTTGGGCTGCCAGCCGAGTTCCTCGGCGACGCGGCGGATCCGGGCCCGGGTGTCCTGCGAGACGCCCGGCCGGTCGTTGAGCGCGAAGGACACGGCGCTCTCCGACACCCCGGCCTGCCGGGCGATGTCCTTGATCGTGGGTCTGCGGGCCATGGCCTGCCTCATTCATCCTTCGAGTGCGTCATACGTGGCGAAATACGGAGGGCAATGGCCGGACCGTACGCGATCCTGCCCTGGCAGACCGCCTTGACCGCCATCCAGTACTCCCCGGGAGGGGTGTGGATCGGCGGCCGCAGCGCGAACTCCACCCCGGCCGCTCCCTCCGCCGGCACGTGCAGGGGCAGGGCGGCGGGAGCCGTCAACGGCCAGGTGCCGTACGGGGAGACGGCGAGGGCCACCCCCGTCAGCGCACTGCGCACGCCGGTGCTGCCGATCCGGGCCCGGACGAGGCCCCGCGCGCCCGGCGCGAGGGTCACCACCGGCTCGGGGGCCTCCACCCACAGCCCGGCGGGGACGGGGCCGCCGGGAACGGTCACGGTCAGCACGTCCT of the Streptomyces sp. NBC_01294 genome contains:
- a CDS encoding LacI family DNA-binding transcriptional regulator produces the protein MARRPTIKDIARQAGVSESAVSFALNDRPGVSQDTRARIRRVAEELGWQPNSAARALSGERSGAVGLVLARPAHTLGVESFFLQLVSGIQEVLSAARTALLFQVVEDIDAECAVYRRWWAERRVDGVLVVDPRVRDPRPALLEELALPAVTIGEAAPPAGPFPALGSSGSPLAAVPAVSPSSSGSPASPLAAAPEVSQSSPLSQSSPSSPSSPSSSVSSVSSVSSVRADDAGAMAQVLDHLHGLGHRRIVHIAGLPGLAHTVRRMDSLRTEAARRGLGPDQVRSVVTDYSDAEGAAATRRVLAEPRPPTALVYDNDVMAVAGSAVAAELGIPVPGRLSIVAWDDSALCRVTHPRLTALVRDTASFGRLAAEELLAVLAGSPPGIRISEQPRLEPRESTAPPPAHTES